From the genome of Leptodactylus fuscus isolate aLepFus1 chromosome 1, aLepFus1.hap2, whole genome shotgun sequence, one region includes:
- the FAM174A gene encoding membrane protein FAM174A isoform X2, producing the protein MSAGNTVWPPGWVTCVLCALLTLCYVLQVQSSPGPTAAVIASPTAARGPQPPPVAANGSSSITTKGDVSSTVSAPAAPKPQTQRALAVLVVVSAAVIIYFVIRTIRTRRKNKKTRKYGVLDTNIGNMELTPLEQEEEDDDTLFDANQPRR; encoded by the exons ATGAGCGCCGGGAACACTGTGTGGCCGCCCGGCTGGGTGACGTGCGTGCTGTGTGCGCTCCTCACTCTCTGCTATGTGCTCCAGGTCCAGAGCTCTCCGGGCCCTACAGCAGCTGTCATTGCCTCCCCGACCGCCGCCAGAGGCCCGCAGCCCCCTCCTGTAGCCGCCAATGGGAGCAGCTCAATCACTACCAAGGGCGATGTGTCCTCTACCGTGTCCGCTCCTGCCGCCCCCAAGCCTCAGACCCAGAGGGCCCTGGCAGTCCTGGTGGTGGTGAGCGCCGCTGTCATTATTTACTTCGTCATCAGGACCATCAG gacaagacgAAAAAATAAGAAAACTAGGAAATATGGAGTATTGGATACAAATATAGGAAATATGGAACTAACCCCCTTAgagcaagaagaagaagatgatgacACTTTGTTTGATGCCAATCAGCCTCGAAGGTGA
- the FAM174A gene encoding membrane protein FAM174A isoform X1, protein MSAGNTVWPPGWVTCVLCALLTLCYVLQVQSSPGPTAAVIASPTAARGPQPPPVAANGSSSITTKGDVSSTVSAPAAPKPQTQRALAVLVVVSAAVIIYFVIRTIRTRRKNKKTRKYGVLDTNIGNMELTPLEQEEEDDDTLFDANQPRR, encoded by the exons ATGAGCGCCGGGAACACTGTGTGGCCGCCCGGCTGGGTGACGTGCGTGCTGTGTGCGCTCCTCACTCTCTGCTATGTGCTCCAGGTCCAGAGCTCTCCGGGCCCTACAGCAGCTGTCATTGCCTCCCCGACCGCCGCCAGAGGCCCGCAGCCCCCTCCTGTAGCCGCCAATGGGAGCAGCTCAATCACTACCAAGGGCGATGTGTCCTCTACCGTGTCCGCTCCTGCCGCCCCCAAGCCTCAGACCCAGAGGGCCCTGGCAGTCCTGGTGGTGGTGAGCGCCGCTGTCATTATTTACTTCGTCATCAGGACCATCAG gacaagacgAAAAAATAAGAAAACTAGGAAATATGGAGTATTGGATACAAATATAGGAAATATGGAACTAACCCCCTTAgagcaagaagaagaagatgatgacACTTTGTTTGATGCCAATCAGCCTCGAAG